One stretch of Thalassophryne amazonica chromosome 17, fThaAma1.1, whole genome shotgun sequence DNA includes these proteins:
- the LOC117529800 gene encoding transmembrane protein 250, which translates to MPVIPIPRRVRSFHGPHTTCMHSACGSVHSTQLVRTKYNNFDLYLRSRCMYRFLRFLLYFGCSLLTSLLWVALSMLFFLQYVSVHVLLRLQYKLSVILLLLGHRRLDFGVLNDLIIYSMQITMFLVGGLGWCFMVFVDM; encoded by the coding sequence ATGCCTGTGATCCCTATTCCTCGGCGGGTGCGCAGCTTTCATGGCCCCCACACCACCTGCATGCACTCAGCCTGTGGGTCGGTGCACTCCACCCAGCTCGTGCGcactaagtacaataactttgaCCTCTACCTGCGCTCACGCTGCATGTACAGATTCCTGCGTTTCCTGCTCTACTTTGGCTGCAGCCTTCTGACGTCTCTGCTCTGGGTTGCACTCTCCATGCTTTTCTTCCTGCAGTATGTTAGCGTGCACGTACTGCTGCGCCTGCAGTACAAGCTGTCTGTCATTCTGCTTTTATTGGGGCATCGACGCCTGGACTTTGGGGTGCTTAATGATCTCATCATCTACAGCATGCAGATCACCATGTTTCTGGTCGGGGGACTTGGTTGGTGCTTTATGGTTTTTGTGGACATGTAA